Proteins co-encoded in one Brassica rapa cultivar Chiifu-401-42 chromosome A02, CAAS_Brap_v3.01, whole genome shotgun sequence genomic window:
- the LOC103853727 gene encoding aluminum-activated malate transporter 13 isoform X2 gives MLGATLRKGLNRGIGTLIAGSLAYLIEFVAVNSGKIFGGIFIGAAVFIIGSTITYMRFVPYVKKNYDYGMLVFLLTFNLITVSSYRIDTVIKIAHQRLLTIAMGIGICLFMSLLVFPIWSGDDLHMSTVTKFQGLSRSIEACVKKYFEEKERDKEDSDSESDDDDVIYKGYKTVLDSKSSDEALAMYASWEPRHTLRCNKFPSQQYTKIGSVLRKFGHTVVALHGCLQTEIQTPRSIRTLFKDPCVRLAGEICKVLSELSESILNKRHCSPEILSDNLEVALKDLNAAIKSQPKLFLGSNLHSDITNKHLNRNVSYYNDSNNVDGNVLSQTTPQNVTVSQARFNSTVSLSSFMGQTSHRKSVNKPGPVGEKRRFRKQLSKAAVMKSLEFSEALPFAAFASLLVEMVARLGTVIDEVEELGSISCFKEYDKIVDRTDVEVRIEKPVDLVVGD, from the exons AGCAGGATCTCTAGCATATCTTATTGAGTTTGTTGCTGTTAATTCGGGTAAAATTTTCGGAGGCATCTTCATTGGCGCTGCTGTATTCATCATCG GATCAACGATAACGTATATGAGATTTGTTCCATACGTAAAGAAAAACTACGATTACGGTATGCTGGTATTTCTTTTGACGTTTAATCTTATCACAGTATCGAGTTACAGAATCGATACTGTGATTAAAATCGCACACCAGAGATTATTAACCATTGCTATGGGTATTGGCATTTGCCTTTTCATGAGCCTTTTGGTTTTTCCAATATGGTCTGGCGATGACCTTCACATGTCCACCGTTACTAAGTTCCAAGGCCTCTCACGCTCTATTGAAG CCTGTGTAAAGAAGTATTTCGAGGAGAAGGAGAGAGACAAAGAAGATTCAGATTCTGaatctgatgatgatgacgtAATCTACAAAGGATATAAGACTGTTTTGGATTCTAAATCCTCTGATGAAGCACTA GCGATGTATGCAAGTTGGGAGCCGAGACATACACTGCGTTGTAATAAATTTCCATCTCAACAATACACCAAAATTGGATCTGTTCTTCGCAAGTTTGGTCACACTGTTGTTGCTCTTCACGGATGCTTACAAACGGAGATTCAG aCTCCTAGGTCTATTCGTACTCTCTTCAAAGATCCTTGTGTTAGACTAGCCGGAGAAATCTGCAAAGTTTTATCGGAACTCTCTGAAAGCATTCTAAACAAACGTCACTGCTCGCCGGAGATTCTCTCCGACAATCTAGAAGTAGCGTTAAAAGATCTCAACGCAGCAATAAAGTCACAACCTAAGCTCTTCTTGGGGTCTAACCTTCACAGTGACATCACCAACAAACACCTAAACCGCAATGTTTCATATTACAACGACAGTAATAACGTCGACGGCAATGTTTTGAGTCAGACAACGCCACAAAACGTCACCGTATCGCAAGCTCGGTTTAACAGCACTGTTTCGCTCTCTAGTTTTATGGGTCAGACGTCACACCGGAAGTCGGTGAATAAACCGGGACCGgttggagagaagaggagattTAGAAAACAGTTGAGTAAAGCCGCGGTTATGAAAAGTTTGGAGTTTTCGGAGGCGTTACCGTTTGCTGCCTTTGCGTCTCTTCTTGTGGAGATGGTGGCAAGGCTTGGTACTGTGATTGATGAGGTGGAGGAGCTGGGAAGCATCTCCTGCTTCAAGGAGTATGATAAGATTGTTGATCGGACGGATGTGGAAGTGCGAATTGAGAAACCGGTGGATCTAGTGGTTGGAGATTGA